The following are encoded together in the Malaya genurostris strain Urasoe2022 chromosome 3, Malgen_1.1, whole genome shotgun sequence genome:
- the LOC131436848 gene encoding sterol O-acyltransferase 1 isoform X1 — MNDPTKTSDSSSSELSPCGTPGVVSNGIERRAQHEYKKEVVKDMAIDKMREKMDTIVQNMEKNVKHQLDLLVDDLVNEVKIFNLRNYELRKLFRDASPSSPVSSAMAVQSTSHPSDRRRRRVDGKLPEKEFLARNSLLTDLFEVKHIKTIYHIFIVILIIMFLNTAVHDFVDRGNINLGLRPIITGFGKFHIGLLLWGCMQLSAFSIYPCYTAWAYIHRINKSSEFRKIGDVGFTLGFIVYQCLFITLVIRAVLHYNLPPATSIAVLMEMTRFAMKIHAFVRSNVARSSTSSGKASSEDKPAYARTVPAFSKFAYFLFAPTLVYRDEYPRSKRIRWSVVFRHALEVLGVIFYISFIFERFLSPLFNHFGHEQITTGNFVLTLFSCILPGSLSFLCGFYCLLHAWMNGAAEMFRFADRMFYRDWWNASSFPEYMRSWNVVVHDWLYTYVYKDSVEHLFKNCRPLATVLVFTVSAVFHEVILGFAFRFFYPVMFVQFEFMGLLLMFVMRNVSKDVGNILIWLTLCVGNGIHLSLYNMEYYARRNCPISGASITDYMIPVSWSCNGISHNPNWTITAPWNMGS, encoded by the exons ATGAACGATCCTACGAAAACTAGTGACAGTAGCAGTTCAGAATTGAGCCCTTGTGGGACACCTGGTGTTGTGAGCAATGGGATAGAAAGGAGAG CTCAACATGAGTATAAGAAGGAGGTCGTGAAGGACATGGCAATCGACAAAATGCGAGAAAAGATGGat ACCATCGTCCAAAACATGGAGAAAAACGTCAAACACCAACTTGACTTGCTGGTTGATGATCTAGTCAatgaagtgaaaattttcaacttgagaaACTACGAATTACGGAAACTTTTTCGGGATGCAAGTCCTTCTTCGCCTGTGTCGTCGGCAATGGCAGTACAAAGCACCTCACATCCATCCGATCGTCGACGTAGAAGAGTCGATGGAAAACTACCGGAAAAGGAATTCTTAGCAAGGAACTCTCTACTAACCGATCTTTTTGAGGTTAAACACATTAAAACAATCTATCACATATTCATTGTGATACTAAttatcatgtttctgaatactgCAGTGCATGATTTTGTCGACCGTGGAAA TATAAATTTAGGTCTTCGTCCTATCATTACTGGATTCGGTAAATTTCATATCGGCTTACTTCTTTGGGGATGCATGCAACTGTCTGCGTTCAGTATCTATCCATGCTATACTGCTTGGGCTTATATTCATCGGATCAACAAAAGTA GCGAATTTAGAAAAATCGGTGATGTAGGTTTCACTTTAGGTTTTATTGTGTACCAATGTCTGTTTATTACTCTCGTGATCAGAGCCGTCCTACACTACAACTTACCACCGGCAACATCCATAGCCGTTCTAATGGAGATGACTCGTTTTGCGATGAAAATCCACGCCTTCGTCCGAAGTAACGTTGCCCGTAGCTCAACGTCATCAGGCAAAGCGTCATCGGAGGATAAACCAGCGTACGCTAGGACCGTACCGGCCTTTTCGAAGTTTGCTTATTTTCTGTTTGCACCAACACTTGTGTACCGAGATGAATATCCGCGTTCCAAACGCATACGCTGGTCGGTAGTGTTTCGGCACGCTCTGGAAGTTCTGGGTGTTATTTTTTACATCAGTTTTATCTTCGAACGATTTCTGTCACCACTGTTCAATCACTTCGGGCATGAACAAATCACAACCGGAAACTTTGTTCTAACATTGTTCAGTTGCATTCTGCCGGGTTCACTTTCTTTCCTGTGTGGATTCTACTGTCTTTTGCACGCCTGGATGAATGGTGCGGCAGAAATGTTTCGGTTCGCCGATCGGATGTTCTATCGCGATTGGTGGAACGCTTCATCTTTTCCGGAATACATGCGTTCCTGGAATGTCGTAGTTCACGACTGGCTTTACACCTATGTCTACAAGGATTCCGTTGAACACCTGTTCAAGAACTGCCGCCCGCTTGCAACCGTTCTGGTATTCACCGTTTCGGCCGTGTTCCACGAAGTTATTCTAGGGTTTGCATTCCGATTTTTTTATCCTGTAATGTTCGTGCAGTTCGAGTTTATGGGCCTGCTGCTGATGTTCGTAATGCGTAACGTCAGCAAAGATGTgggaaatattttaatttggttGACTCTGTGTGTTGGCAACGGCATCCATTTGAGCTTGTACAACATGGAGTACTACGCAAGGAGGAACTGCCCGATCAGCGGTGCCTCGATCACAGACTATATGATCCCGGTGTCGTGGTCGTGTAATGGAATCTCACATAATCCAAACTGGACGATTACTGCCCCGTGGAACATGGGATCATAG
- the LOC131436848 gene encoding sterol O-acyltransferase 1 isoform X2 translates to MNDPTKTSDSSSSELSPCGTPGVVSNGIERRAQHEYKKEVVKDMAIDKMREKMDTIVQNMEKNVKHQLDLLVDDLVNEVKIFNLRNYELRKLFRDASPSSPVSSAMAVQSTSHPSDRRRRRVDGKLPEKEFLARNSLLTDLFEVKHIKTIYHIFIVILIIMFLNTAVHDFVDRGNINLGLRPIITGFGKFHIGLLLWGCMQLSAFSIYPCYTAWAYIHRINKSEFRKIGDVGFTLGFIVYQCLFITLVIRAVLHYNLPPATSIAVLMEMTRFAMKIHAFVRSNVARSSTSSGKASSEDKPAYARTVPAFSKFAYFLFAPTLVYRDEYPRSKRIRWSVVFRHALEVLGVIFYISFIFERFLSPLFNHFGHEQITTGNFVLTLFSCILPGSLSFLCGFYCLLHAWMNGAAEMFRFADRMFYRDWWNASSFPEYMRSWNVVVHDWLYTYVYKDSVEHLFKNCRPLATVLVFTVSAVFHEVILGFAFRFFYPVMFVQFEFMGLLLMFVMRNVSKDVGNILIWLTLCVGNGIHLSLYNMEYYARRNCPISGASITDYMIPVSWSCNGISHNPNWTITAPWNMGS, encoded by the exons ATGAACGATCCTACGAAAACTAGTGACAGTAGCAGTTCAGAATTGAGCCCTTGTGGGACACCTGGTGTTGTGAGCAATGGGATAGAAAGGAGAG CTCAACATGAGTATAAGAAGGAGGTCGTGAAGGACATGGCAATCGACAAAATGCGAGAAAAGATGGat ACCATCGTCCAAAACATGGAGAAAAACGTCAAACACCAACTTGACTTGCTGGTTGATGATCTAGTCAatgaagtgaaaattttcaacttgagaaACTACGAATTACGGAAACTTTTTCGGGATGCAAGTCCTTCTTCGCCTGTGTCGTCGGCAATGGCAGTACAAAGCACCTCACATCCATCCGATCGTCGACGTAGAAGAGTCGATGGAAAACTACCGGAAAAGGAATTCTTAGCAAGGAACTCTCTACTAACCGATCTTTTTGAGGTTAAACACATTAAAACAATCTATCACATATTCATTGTGATACTAAttatcatgtttctgaatactgCAGTGCATGATTTTGTCGACCGTGGAAA TATAAATTTAGGTCTTCGTCCTATCATTACTGGATTCGGTAAATTTCATATCGGCTTACTTCTTTGGGGATGCATGCAACTGTCTGCGTTCAGTATCTATCCATGCTATACTGCTTGGGCTTATATTCATCGGATCAACAAAA GCGAATTTAGAAAAATCGGTGATGTAGGTTTCACTTTAGGTTTTATTGTGTACCAATGTCTGTTTATTACTCTCGTGATCAGAGCCGTCCTACACTACAACTTACCACCGGCAACATCCATAGCCGTTCTAATGGAGATGACTCGTTTTGCGATGAAAATCCACGCCTTCGTCCGAAGTAACGTTGCCCGTAGCTCAACGTCATCAGGCAAAGCGTCATCGGAGGATAAACCAGCGTACGCTAGGACCGTACCGGCCTTTTCGAAGTTTGCTTATTTTCTGTTTGCACCAACACTTGTGTACCGAGATGAATATCCGCGTTCCAAACGCATACGCTGGTCGGTAGTGTTTCGGCACGCTCTGGAAGTTCTGGGTGTTATTTTTTACATCAGTTTTATCTTCGAACGATTTCTGTCACCACTGTTCAATCACTTCGGGCATGAACAAATCACAACCGGAAACTTTGTTCTAACATTGTTCAGTTGCATTCTGCCGGGTTCACTTTCTTTCCTGTGTGGATTCTACTGTCTTTTGCACGCCTGGATGAATGGTGCGGCAGAAATGTTTCGGTTCGCCGATCGGATGTTCTATCGCGATTGGTGGAACGCTTCATCTTTTCCGGAATACATGCGTTCCTGGAATGTCGTAGTTCACGACTGGCTTTACACCTATGTCTACAAGGATTCCGTTGAACACCTGTTCAAGAACTGCCGCCCGCTTGCAACCGTTCTGGTATTCACCGTTTCGGCCGTGTTCCACGAAGTTATTCTAGGGTTTGCATTCCGATTTTTTTATCCTGTAATGTTCGTGCAGTTCGAGTTTATGGGCCTGCTGCTGATGTTCGTAATGCGTAACGTCAGCAAAGATGTgggaaatattttaatttggttGACTCTGTGTGTTGGCAACGGCATCCATTTGAGCTTGTACAACATGGAGTACTACGCAAGGAGGAACTGCCCGATCAGCGGTGCCTCGATCACAGACTATATGATCCCGGTGTCGTGGTCGTGTAATGGAATCTCACATAATCCAAACTGGACGATTACTGCCCCGTGGAACATGGGATCATAG